In the genome of Abyssalbus ytuae, the window TAATATATTATTTGGAAAGTCTACCTCGCAAGATCTTAAAGGGCTTAATGAAAAAACCTTTTTAGATATATTTGACGGGGTTCCGCAGGCCGAAGTATCAATAGCCGATATAGAGACCGGACTGGATATGATCGGGGCTCTTTCTGCCAAAACAGGTTTTTTAAGTTCCAATGCCGATGCCCGCAGGGCACTTAAAGAAAATTCCATATCGGTTAATAAAGAAAAAGTAAAAGAAGATTATACAATCACCACTGCCGATTTGATAAATAATAAATTTGTTTTACTGCAAAGAGGCAGAAAAAATTATTTTGTGGTTGTGGTAAAATAAGTGCCCGGAGTTTTTGTCAGAGCGTTTAGAAAAGATAAACTTTATATAAAACTATTACATAGCCGGGAGTTTTTATTTAATTTCTCCCGGTTTTTTATTTTCAACAGGCCCTCCGGATTCTTTCCATGCCAGAAAACCTCCATCCAGGTTATATATTTTTTTATACCCTAAAGAGTCCAGTATTTTTGCCGCTTTTAAGCTTCTTTTGCCCGACCTGCAGTATAAATATACAGGTGCCGTTTTTTTTAATTTCCCTGTCTTTTTAATAAAATTATCATTTAACACATCTATGTTTACAGCCCCCGGTAAGTGGCCTTCTTCATATTCTTCAGGCGTTCTTACATCTACCAGTATTTCTTTACTGTTAGTTTTGGTATCATAATCAGTAATGTTGAGGGTAGTAATTTCATTTTTAGTATGAAAACAGGAAATAAAAACAAATAGAGGCAAGAATACTGACAGCGGTTTTAACTTTTTCATAGTGTATAGCAATTTGGGTGAAAATATAAAACTTTTTCCGTAAGTAATAACTCACCGACAGGTGTTTTTAAGGAATTTGTCTTTTGTGATTTTTCACCCCTCCCCACGCTATGGCGTGGTACTCTCTTTGGGAGATGGAGAGTGGTGAGAGAAAAGATGCCGGATGACACCTAAGGATCTTCAGGAAAACCTATATATACCCGGTTTTAGTTTCAATTGCTTTTAAAGCTTTAATATGTTCCAGGCAAATTTGTTCCGTTAAGTCGAGTAACTTTTTGGTTTCAATCTCCCAATAGCTTAACTGTTGGCGGGTTACCGGAAATTCTTCCTCACTTTTGTAACGCCCGCCAATGTAGGCATAGTTCAAATGGTCAAAAAGTTCTTTTTGTTCTTCGGTAACGCGGGGAAAAGCTTCTTTAACACGGGTGTCAAACTTTAAAACCCGGCTTCGCAATACTTCCAGGTTATGCTCATACGGGTTGTAATGGGTAAAAACCATTTCTATAGTGGTATAGCACATTTCTACGACTTGTTGGAGATTAAAGGAGGCTATTTTCAATTCCTGTTCCTTCAATGCGGCAGAATACATCTTTAAAAAACCATTTGCATTTGTAAACCACATCTTAAAATCTTCTTCTGCAATTTCCCTTCTCCGGGTGGGTGTGAGTTCTTTGGGGTCGGATAGTTGAAAGTTACCCGAGTTGTACAACACCTTGCCCTCGCGTTTTATGTCGGTAAAAAAGTATTGTTTTTCTTCCAGGTTGCTGTTTACAAAACCAATCTTTTCTACAATAAGTTGTACGGGTATGCCAATATCCTTAAAAATACCCCGTAATTTTTTCCTGAGCCCCTGCCGGGTATCGGCATTGGCTGTTACTACTAAAATATCGTAGTCGCTCTGTTTTCCCTGTGCTTTTCCTCTTTGTTCTTTATAGTCGCCACGGGCGTAGGAGCCAAAGAGTATCACCATTTCCGCCTTTCCGGTGGCCACAATACGTTGGGTTACGGTTTCCAGTTCTTTTATTTTGTCAGGGGGCAAATGGGATAACTGTTGTTTCACTTATAAAGATTTTTTGAGAGTGGTAAGATAAAAAATCCCCGGCAAAAGGGGCATAAAATAAGTACAATAATTTATATTCTTCGCTCCCCGAAGCCCCTGACTTCCGGGGGGAAAATAACAAAAATATATAGCACATAGTCAGGTAGTTGCCAAAATGAACGAATACCAGAAAAGATATGCTAAATAAAACCTAAAGAGTTTTCAGGAAAATCTATATTTCCGGGGTTTTAGCTTCAATAGCTTTTAAGGCTTTAATATACTCCAGGCAAATTTGTTCCGTTAAGTCGAGTAACTTTTTGGTTTCAATCTCCCAGTAGCTTAACTGTTGGCGGGTTACCGGAAATTCTTCCTCACTTTTGTAACGCCCGCCAATATAGGCATAGTTCAAATGGTCAAAAAGTTCTTTTTGTTCTTCGGTAACGCGGGGAAAAGCTTCTTTAACACGGGTGTCAAACTTTAAAACCCGGTTTTGCAATACTTCAAGGTTATGCTCATAGGGGTTGTAATGGGTAAAAACCATTTCTATAGCCGTATAGCACATCTCTACGACTTGTTGAAGATTAAAGGAGGCTATTTGGTATTTGTTAGCCTTAAAATAGTTTTCAAATCCCCAATAGAAATCTTTTGCCTGCATATACCACATCTTAAAATCCTCTTCTGCAATTTCCCTTCTCCGGGTGGGGGTGAGTTCTTTGGGGTCGGATAGTTGAAAGTTACCCGAGTTGTACAACACCTTGCCCTCGCGTTTTATGTCGGTAAAAAAGTATTGTTTTTCTTCCAGGTTGCTGTTTACAAAACCAATCTTTTCTACAATAAGTTGTACGGGTATGCCAATATCCTTAAAAATACCCCGTAATTTTTTCCTGAGCCCCTGCCGGGTATCGGCATTAGCAGTTACCACTAAAATATCGTAGTCGCTCTGTTTTCCCTGTACTTTTCCTCTTTGTTCTTTATAGTCGCCACGGGCGTAGGAGCCAAAGAGTATCACCATTTCTGCCTTTCCGGTGGCCACAATACGTTGGGTTACGGTTTCCAGTTCTTTTATTTTGTCAGGGGGCAAATGGGATAGCTGTTGTTTCACTTATAAAGATTTTTTGAGAGTGGTAAGATAAAAAAATCCTGGGCAAACAGGGCACAAAATAAATACAATAATTTATATTCTTCGCTCCCCGAAGCCCCGACTTTCGGGGAAGAATAACAAAAATATATAGCACATAGTCAGGTGCCGATAGCTACCGGGATTGCGCAGCAGGGGTATCTTTTACCACCCCGTCAGCCACCGTGTGGCTGCCATCCTTCCTTTAAGGAGGGGAGCTTTGCTATTCTAAAAGCCCTCTCCCTGGAGGGTGGAGAGCGGTTTTTTCAGGTTCCTCGTGCATTTTTTCTGGTTCCTCATGGGTTTTTTCCGGCTCCTCATGGGTTTTTTCCGGCTTCCCATGCATTTTTTCAGGCTCCTCGTGCATTTTTTCCGGTTCCTCATGGGTTTTTTACCGTTCCTTACCTCAATAATTTATCAAATACTTTTTGCTCTTTATTTATCTTAAACCCGATTTTCTGATAAAAAATATGACTCTCCTCCCTAACGGTATTACATCGTACTCTTACTTTTTTACATTCTTTAAAATCCGGCCGTTTTATAATTTTATCGACTAATATTTTTCCGATTCCTTTTTTTCTATAATTTTCATTTACCACTAAACCGCCAATTTCAATAAACGGGTCCGATTCTACCCTCAGGGAATAAAACCCGTGAACCCAACCCACTATTTTTTCATTTTCCAATGCTACCAGCACATAATTATTTTTATTGCTTAAAATGTTATTCAGGCGTTTTTCAATGATCCCTTTTTCTGATTTATAACCTAATTGATTTGATAATTGTGCTATGGCTTCAGAATCTCTTAATTCGGTATTTCGGATTAATAATTTCATTGTGTTTATTTACGATGCGTATGAATTGTATGGGTACTGCGTATGCCTGCAAATCTAACTATTTATCCTTTTATATTTTCGGATAAAAGTGTTACTTATTAAAAGAAAACGGGCCGCATTTAACAGGCAGCAGTGTTTATTTTCTGATAATGAAAAAAGAACGGGGGATTTATTAAAAGGGGTTTCACTTTACTTGTGAAAGTGCCTGATTTGCATAGGCTGATGCCAGGAAATTTTTTTAAACAGGCGTACTCCCGGGTTATGGGGGAGTACGCTGTTATTTTTTAGGGGGTTTAATGAGCATGTGTCATAGTGTATTTGCCCTGTTTCTTTTTTCTTGTTTTTCTTGTTTTTTTTGTTTTTCTTGTTTTTGTGTTATCCAACTATCAGCAGGACGATATGTACGAGCGGATTTTGGCTGGGCAGTTTCAGTATCACTTTTTGTCTCCTCATTCGTTCGTTTATTTAATGTTTTTTTAAAAGGGGTGACAGGCAAATTCGGAGCATTTTCCCTGGTATTGTTGGTAGTGTTGTTTGGCTTATTTGCCTTATGGGGAAGAATTTCATCATCGATTAGTGCCTCATAATGATCTTTCTTGCTATTTTTATGGAGGGCATGAAGTATTTTAATTGTTTTGCCTTCAGCCATTTTATTTGGTTTATAATGGGGAAATATGTCTCCCAGGCTCTGTTTAATGTGGACATCCGTATCTTCATTAAGCACATGGTAATCTACCTTATACCTGTAAATTTCCTGGATTGCTATTAACTCTAATGCTGTTGCGGGGGTAGTTGCTTTTTTCAATTTTTCTATGTTCTCTGACAACTTTTCATCATTTGTTATGTTCTTAAATGTATCGAAGTGTAGTTTCATAAATTCATAGCAAGCCATTCTGATTTTACTAGCTGTTATATCCTTATACTTTTCATCTAACTTTCTGAGTTGATAAGCGGCTATATCAAACAGGTAGCTGGCATTCTTTTTACTTTTAGATTTTTTTTCTTTTGACTTTCCTAATAAATTACCCAGATTCGCTGAAGTTGCCTCCTGGTGGAGATGAGCAGGGGTAATAGGTACATAATAGCTACATTGAAAACGTTTAGAAAAGGTAGGAAGTATCTTAATTGAGTGGTCACTAACCATTTTTCTTGGTTTATATAGAGGAAATTGTTTTTCCAGTTGTTCCTCAGCGAATATTTTACCATTATCCGAATAGTAGCAATTTATTTTATACCCATAGAGCTCCTGGATTGCTATTAATTCGTATCTGGTTGCACGGGTGGTTGGGTTTCTCAAATTTTCTATGTGCTCCCACAACTTTTTATCATTTGTTATCTCCTTAAATTTATTGAAGTGTTGTCTCATAAATTCATAGCAATCCATTTTGATTTTATCACCTGTTAGATGTTTATGCTTTTTGTCTAACTTGCTGATTTGGTAAGCAATGACGTTAAATGCATCTCCTTCTTTAATCGTATTTTTCATTATAGTTGAAGAATTCATGGAAGATGATGTAGAAAAATTCCTTTCAAATAATCTATTAGCCAGGTAATTAGCATAAGATTTTTTTGTTTTCTTATTAGGTTGGTAACCTGTATTATTTATTGGGCTATTTGTGGTTTTTTTAAAAGAATCTGTATTGAATTTATTTCTTTTTTTATCCTTCATATATCCAATAAGGTGGCTGTCAACCCCATCGTCAGTTTGTGTTTGTTTTGGCATAGAACTGTTTTTCTTTTTAGTAGCAGTTTTTTTTGCTGACATAGCAACAGAAGTGATGGTAGTTGTCTGTTTAGATTTGTTAATTCCCTTCATGCCTTTGCGTTTTTTATGATTATGCTTTAAAGCAAGGTAGTGGTTTATGAAGAATAAAAGGAATAAAAGGTAATAAGTGTTGTTGTTAATTATTTAAGTGGGGTGTTTTGTGTAATAAAAGTAAAACAGAGGGTGTATTTTGCAGGTGGATAGTTAATTATGAATTCATAATGCAGGAGCTTTGATTAATTTGTTGAGGGGTTAATGGGAATTTCAAAAACTATCACCTGTCACACGGCATCCGTTTTTGTTACTGCTTTATACGGTGAAAGTAAAAGCAATATTTTTTCTTATTTTTTTTTATCTTCACTATAAATCAAAATAAACCAAGTTATGCTTATCAACCAAAAAATATTATCTAAACGTACCGTACTACACTTTTTTGTGTTTTTTGTTCTTTTAAATTTTACCTGTTGTAAAAAAGAAGTAAAACCTCAGCCCCAGGTTGAAGAACCACAGGTAGAAGAGCCCTTTTCTTTTCCGCGAAGTTCCCCGGAAGAACAAGGGGTATCCTCACAAAGTATTGTAAAACTTTTAAATGAAATTACAAAAAGCGAAATACAATTTCACAGCATCATGATATTAAGGCATGGCAATGTCATTGCCGAAGGCTGGTGGGACCCCTATAAACCGGAATACAAACACCAGTTATATTCATTAAGTAAAAGTTTTACCTCTACTGCTGTGGGACTGGCCGTTAAGGAGGGTTTACTCTCGGTAAATGATAAGGTGGTATCATTTTTTCCTGATGAAGTTCCGGCAGATATTGACCCTAAAATGAAAGAGCTTACCGTAAAGCACCTGCTAACCATGTCTACCGGCCATGCGGAAGAGCCCATGGCAAAAATGATGGATGCAAAGGGCAGCAGTTGGGTAAAAACCTTTTTAAGTACTTCTCTTGAAAATGACCCCGGAACGGAATTTTTATATAATACTCCAGCTACTTTTATGTTATCGGCTATTGTTCAAAAGGTTTCCGGACAAAAACTGATTGATTTTCTTAAACCACGTTTGTTTGAACCGCTTGACATTACGGAAGCCGACTGGAAAGAGAATCCGCAGGGAATTAATACGGGAGGTTACGGATTGAGGGTGAAAACCGAAGATATTGCCAAATTAGGGCAGCTTTATTTGCAGAAGGGCCAATGGGAAGGAAAAGAAATTTTAACTGAACAATGGGTAAATGAAGCCACACACAAGCAGGTTGATTCAAAACCCTGGGGAAAGGATTATGATGAGACGAATGACTGGGCACAGGGCTACGGATACCAGTTTTGGATGTGTTACCCCGGCGGGTTCAGGGGTGATGGGGCCTTTGGCCAGTTTTGTATAGTGATGCCGGAAAAAGATTTGGTAGTGGCTATCACCTCCGAAAGTTTTGATATGGGAAAAAATATGAGGCTTGTTTGGGATAACCTGTTGCCGGGTATTCAAAATGAAGCTCTTCCGGAAGATATTATAGGGGGTGTTGAATTTGAACAGGCTTTAAAAAACCTTGCCATTCCTGCCCCGGCTACTATAGATACTACTGATATTATAAGCAAAATATCCGGAAAGCAGTATACGTTTGATGAAAATAATGAGGCAGGGGCAGATACTATGTTTTTTATTTTTAAAGAGGAAGGTAAATGCACTGTTATTGTTAACGAGGGAAAAGAAACCACCGAAATTGATTGTGGCATGAACAAATGGGTAGTGGATGATAATGAGAAAAAAACAGCCGAATCTTTATTTCCGGTACCGGGAGGTATAAACTTCTCTTCGAAAATAGCTGCCAATGCGGTATGGATGGATTCTACCACCCTGCAATTAACATGGCGGTTTCTGGAAACTGTACACGGCGATAAAATTACCTGTAAATTTGAAGGGGATGATTATGAAAAAGTGACTCTTACTTTTTTAAACAGCGTGGCTGAAGGAACTGACCAGTCAGACCCCAGAAAACCTCTTACGGGACAAGTGGGAGTTAAGATAAACCGGGCTAAATAAAACACCGGCAATTAGTAAATAAATTATTTTAAACCTGCAGGGTTATTATAACCCGGCAGGTTTGTAATATTAGAAAAGCTGCAGGCATTTAATCCTGCTTTTTAAAAACTTACTCCTATTTTAAAGGCAAAACGGTTGCCTTCATCCGAATTAAAAAATGAGAAATCGGCATTTATAAGTTTACTGGCAACCAGATACAGTCCGCCACCTACCGAGTCGTGCCACTTATTGGAATTTTCATTATCTATCCACACCCTGCCATAATCGTAACCGCTGTAAATACCAAGTTGCATTGGCAAAAATGAGGTTTTAAACGATTTGAAATTAAACCTTAGATCGCCATTAAACACCAAACTGTTTTCTCCTATAAACCTGTGTAAGCGATATCCTCTTAACCCTGAATTTCCGCCAAGGTAAGCCCCCTGGTAAAATTCAAAATCATTTCCTATACGTAGCTGGCTTGCCGCCCTTGTTTTGAGTACCAGCTTATCATTTTTGGTTAGCCGGTTATAAAAACCCAACTGTGGATTTAAATAACCAAAACTTTTATCGGCATCTGAAAAATTAACCGTATAACCGGTGGTAACATTAAATAGCATTCCTTTGGTGGGGTTTAATTTTTCATCATAGCTTTCGTAAGTATACTGCAACTCGGCAGTACCAAAATATTTTCTTTCAAAAAAATTGTCGTCTAATACACTTTGGGTAATATACCTTCCCCGGGTATTGTCTACTTCTATTCCTTCAAACTTTAATTTAGAAACAAAATCACTACCGTATTCAGAGCGTTTTACCATACCCAGGTAAGCCATAAGCTGACTCATTTTTACCCGGTTATAATCAAGGCCCCTGTCGTCATCCAAGTTTAAAGTTTCATTCCCCAAACCAAAAAAGTTCATCGTAAAGTTGGCACTGGTAGCCTTGGCTCCATAAATAAGGTTTGCTTTTCCTAAAATACTGGCCAGTTCTGCGTCATAAATAAACTCAAAGCCTTCGGTAGCAAAAAAGTAATTGGCTGTAAGTGTTTTACGGGTGGTATAGGGGTCTCTTTCAAAACCATATTTATGAATTTCTGCTTTTACCCCTACTTTAATACCATCGTCCGGGTTATACCCTACCGAGGGGAAAATGGTGGTTGATTTTGAGACGTTTTTATCAAACGTAAAGATATTGTTCTCATAAATATCGGTAAGCCTTTCCCTGGCTCCTCTATTTACTTCTATGGTATTAGGTTTGGACTTATGGTCGTATATAACAACTTTCCGGCCATTGTTTATTTTATAAATATCATTATTCTGTCCGCCAATGAGCCTTACTAACACGGGGTTGTTAGCTTTGCCGTTTACTATGAAAATGTCATCGTCATCTAATCCGTATACCCATATTTCGCGGGTAATATCCTTGTTAAAGGTTTTATCTACCATTAAATCAGCCTTTTCACCATCTTTATTACGGTAAATTTTAACATTGGTTTCTTTATTGGCAGTGCGGGTTACTTCAATGATATCGTCTTTATCGGTTCCTTTTAGTATTCCTATTTCATTAACTATTTCAAAGTATTCGTTGGCAATATCTTTTAAATTAGTTCTTCTTCCTTTTAATTTCTCCTTTATTAACTCAACGCTTTCACCCTGTACTTCCGGGGGCAGGTTGTTAAACCCTTTTTCTATGGCTTCATTGGTTAAATGATTCATAATATACTCTGCTTCCCGCAACCAGTCTTCGCGGGTAGAATTTTGCAGTAAAATCCTGTCCATGGGTAAAGGCTCCGTATTAAAATATTCGAGATTGTTTAACTCTTCATCATAAGTTTGCATCATTTTAACAGGCGACATAAGTACTCTTAACGAGCCTAAGAAGGCTCCGTCAAAATTCGAGAACGCCTGGTCGCGATCGCGGGGTATGGGCCTGTATATTTTATTTTTACCTTTGTCAAACTCGGCCCAGCGCCACTGGTCGGAATGCCGGTCCCAGTCACCTATAAGCATATCAAACAGCCGGGCTCTTATATAGGAAGCTTCATCCAGTTTATATTTTTCATCTTCCCGTAAATTTGCAAAGAGATCGTCAGTACTTTCTATTTCACTTGCATAGCCAAAGCTTTTTACATTTTTATGTTCATCGGCAGGCCTTTCTTCTATCATGTAAAGTTCATCTCCGTATTCTTCATTATATTCTCCCAAAGCGGTTTGTTTGGGTATATAATAAAGTTTCGGATTGGTATGATACACGCCCACTGCATCGGACAACTCATCTATAGCATATGGAGTGTAGGGGTGAGCAGCCGTGTAAAAATCTAGCAAAAATCGTTCGGGTAATGTTCCGGTTAAATCTTCCTTATCCATTACTTTTCCTTTAAACACTACCGATTGTAAAA includes:
- a CDS encoding rhodanese-like domain-containing protein translates to MKKLKPLSVFLPLFVFISCFHTKNEITTLNITDYDTKTNSKEILVDVRTPEEYEEGHLPGAVNIDVLNDNFIKKTGKLKKTAPVYLYCRSGKRSLKAAKILDSLGYKKIYNLDGGFLAWKESGGPVENKKPGEIK
- a CDS encoding HEPN domain-containing protein gives rise to the protein MKQQLSHLPPDKIKELETVTQRIVATGKAEMVILFGSYARGDYKEQRGKAQGKQSDYDILVVTANADTRQGLRKKLRGIFKDIGIPVQLIVEKIGFVNSNLEEKQYFFTDIKREGKVLYNSGNFQLSDPKELTPTRRREIAEEDFKMWFTNANGFLKMYSAALKEQELKIASFNLQQVVEMCYTTIEMVFTHYNPYEHNLEVLRSRVLKFDTRVKEAFPRVTEEQKELFDHLNYAYIGGRYKSEEEFPVTRQQLSYWEIETKKLLDLTEQICLEHIKALKAIETKTGYI
- a CDS encoding HEPN domain-containing protein; translated protein: MKQQLSHLPPDKIKELETVTQRIVATGKAEMVILFGSYARGDYKEQRGKVQGKQSDYDILVVTANADTRQGLRKKLRGIFKDIGIPVQLIVEKIGFVNSNLEEKQYFFTDIKREGKVLYNSGNFQLSDPKELTPTRRREIAEEDFKMWYMQAKDFYWGFENYFKANKYQIASFNLQQVVEMCYTAIEMVFTHYNPYEHNLEVLQNRVLKFDTRVKEAFPRVTEEQKELFDHLNYAYIGGRYKSEEEFPVTRQQLSYWEIETKKLLDLTEQICLEYIKALKAIEAKTPEI
- a CDS encoding GNAT family N-acetyltransferase, translated to MKLLIRNTELRDSEAIAQLSNQLGYKSEKGIIEKRLNNILSNKNNYVLVALENEKIVGWVHGFYSLRVESDPFIEIGGLVVNENYRKKGIGKILVDKIIKRPDFKECKKVRVRCNTVREESHIFYQKIGFKINKEQKVFDKLLR
- a CDS encoding serine hydrolase domain-containing protein, whose amino-acid sequence is MLINQKILSKRTVLHFFVFFVLLNFTCCKKEVKPQPQVEEPQVEEPFSFPRSSPEEQGVSSQSIVKLLNEITKSEIQFHSIMILRHGNVIAEGWWDPYKPEYKHQLYSLSKSFTSTAVGLAVKEGLLSVNDKVVSFFPDEVPADIDPKMKELTVKHLLTMSTGHAEEPMAKMMDAKGSSWVKTFLSTSLENDPGTEFLYNTPATFMLSAIVQKVSGQKLIDFLKPRLFEPLDITEADWKENPQGINTGGYGLRVKTEDIAKLGQLYLQKGQWEGKEILTEQWVNEATHKQVDSKPWGKDYDETNDWAQGYGYQFWMCYPGGFRGDGAFGQFCIVMPEKDLVVAITSESFDMGKNMRLVWDNLLPGIQNEALPEDIIGGVEFEQALKNLAIPAPATIDTTDIISKISGKQYTFDENNEAGADTMFFIFKEEGKCTVIVNEGKETTEIDCGMNKWVVDDNEKKTAESLFPVPGGINFSSKIAANAVWMDSTTLQLTWRFLETVHGDKITCKFEGDDYEKVTLTFLNSVAEGTDQSDPRKPLTGQVGVKINRAK
- a CDS encoding metallophosphoesterase, which gives rise to MKVKYLTLNILVLTLLTACATYKPQYQSDKPFQPYPEDKEIDKTFYLIGDAGYSELGSTSLGLIGFKQAIDTVRKGDYAIFLGDNIYPAGMPKKGHPDRQVSEHRLNTQLYTVSDFKGETIFIPGNHDWYNEGIKGLNREENYFEDRLKDKKIFYPSDACGLDEIEVSDSVHLIIVDSQWYIEDWDNHPGINDNCEIKTREKFFIELEGMIKKNEGKTIILAVHHPLFTYGPHGGYFSARQQLYPSQKKIPVPVLGMLANHIRKSGGISIQDLLNERYNKFSKRIQSLIKDEGKIIVVSGHEHSLQYIVSNNIHQIISGAGSKSSETKLSGDAVFTYGKQGFAIVDVFKDGSSWVRYYVNKSGKNELAFQTEIYPPDTEYIPKEYSDDFPQYVEASVYDEEKTERSGFYEGFWGDHYREAYGIKVKAKVALLDTLYGGLEPIRMGGGHQSKTLRLVDKQGREFNMRALEKSAVKFLQSVVFKGKVMDKEDLTGTLPERFLLDFYTAAHPYTPYAIDELSDAVGVYHTNPKLYYIPKQTALGEYNEEYGDELYMIEERPADEHKNVKSFGYASEIESTDDLFANLREDEKYKLDEASYIRARLFDMLIGDWDRHSDQWRWAEFDKGKNKIYRPIPRDRDQAFSNFDGAFLGSLRVLMSPVKMMQTYDEELNNLEYFNTEPLPMDRILLQNSTREDWLREAEYIMNHLTNEAIEKGFNNLPPEVQGESVELIKEKLKGRRTNLKDIANEYFEIVNEIGILKGTDKDDIIEVTRTANKETNVKIYRNKDGEKADLMVDKTFNKDITREIWVYGLDDDDIFIVNGKANNPVLVRLIGGQNNDIYKINNGRKVVIYDHKSKPNTIEVNRGARERLTDIYENNIFTFDKNVSKSTTIFPSVGYNPDDGIKVGVKAEIHKYGFERDPYTTRKTLTANYFFATEGFEFIYDAELASILGKANLIYGAKATSANFTMNFFGLGNETLNLDDDRGLDYNRVKMSQLMAYLGMVKRSEYGSDFVSKLKFEGIEVDNTRGRYITQSVLDDNFFERKYFGTAELQYTYESYDEKLNPTKGMLFNVTTGYTVNFSDADKSFGYLNPQLGFYNRLTKNDKLVLKTRAASQLRIGNDFEFYQGAYLGGNSGLRGYRLHRFIGENSLVFNGDLRFNFKSFKTSFLPMQLGIYSGYDYGRVWIDNENSNKWHDSVGGGLYLVASKLINADFSFFNSDEGNRFAFKIGVSF